The Aspergillus luchuensis IFO 4308 DNA, chromosome 7, nearly complete sequence genome has a segment encoding these proteins:
- a CDS encoding alpha/beta fold hydrolase (COG:S;~EggNog:ENOG410PJGK;~InterPro:IPR000073,IPR029058), with protein sequence MAATTTITVPHLGGIDVGYRLSNNNTYDPAKPTVVLINSMCMTVALYEPQFNDETLTNAANLLAIEPLGHGATHCHVAEHFTYWDTAIMALQVMDKLGIEKAFTLGTSQGGWIVMRMALLAPERILGVLPLGTSMDYESSDSRTKGCWDPVTLLTPFLEKWSSATPTPDFVVDDVWCGMVGGIGFGKGATEETVGFWKDVLKEVYKGDEGRKKVRMALMCLLTRDGLVLRLGDVQCPVYWLQGTEDTPFQTTVASEQISKFTRSKEAKLVLVQEGAHYLNATNPREVNAAVLEMVQKYGA encoded by the exons atGGCcgctactactaccatcacCGTCCCTCATCTGGGCGGCATCGACGTCGGCTACCGcctcagcaacaacaacacctacGACCCCGCCAAGCCGACCGTAGTGCTCATCAATTCCATGTGCATGACTGTTGCGCTCTACGAGCCCCAATTCAACGACGAGACTCTCACTAACGCGGCGAATCTTCTCGCTATTGAACCTCTCGGTCATGGCGCCACGCACTGCCATGTCGCGGAGCACTTTACTTACTGGGATACGGCCATCATGGCCCTGCAGGTGATGGATAAGCTGGGTATTGAGAAGGCGTTCACTCTGGGAACCAGTCAgggtgggtggattgttATGCGAATGGCGCTGTTGGCGCCGGAGAGG atCCTCGGCGTCCTCCCTCTCGGCACATCCATGGACTACGAGTCCTCCGATTCCAGAACCAAAGGCTGCTGGGATCCCGTAACGCTGCTGACCCCATTCCTGGAGAAATGGAGCAGTGCGACACCCACCCCCGACTTTGTCGTGGATGATGTGTGGTGCGGCATGGTCGGGGGCATTGGCTTCGGAAAGGGCGCGACAGAAGAGACGGTCGGATTCTGGAAAGATGTCCTGAAGGAAGTTTACAAGGGCGATGAAGGACGGAAGAAGGTGCGCATGGCACTGATGTGTCTGTTGACGAGGGAtgggttggtgttgaggcTGGGAGATGTGCAGTGTCCGGTTTATTGGTTGCAG GGCACGGAAGATACCCCTTTCCAGACAACGGTGGCAAGCGAGCAGATCTCGAAGTTCACCAGGTCCAAGGAGGCGAAATTGGTGTTGGTGCAGGAAGGAGCGCATTATCTGAATGCGACGAACCCGCGGGAAGTCAATGCGGCGGTGTTGGAGATGGTTCAGAAATATGGGGCGTAA
- a CDS encoding putative alkaline lipase (COG:S;~EggNog:ENOG410Q2VR;~InterPro:IPR002921,IPR029058;~PFAM:PF01764;~SECRETED:SignalP(1-20);~go_process: GO:0006629 - lipid metabolic process [Evidence IEA]) produces MRVGKSTLFGGLALTPLALAGPMLQSRATADTAEWTELHRAAQLSSAAYTGCTGTAFDVTITKQINELTTDTQGFIGYSTEKKRITVAMRGSTSATDIANDVDTTLVEPSLSGVNFPSGAKMMHGIFSPWSSVHDDVISEVKSLVEQYPDYTIESTGHSLGGSLTYISYIALAQNFPGKTIISNALAAYPIGNEDFANFGASQNGTLNRGNNADDGVPNMYVMWPWDFVHYGTEYYSSGTQTSTVKCSGERDTSCSAGNGQVGVTAGHFSNFGISMGLAGCSSSLF; encoded by the exons ATGCGTGTCGGAAAGTCCACTCTTTTTGGCGGTCTCGCCCTGACTCCTCTGGCTTTGGCTGGGCCAATGCTCCAGTCTCGAGCCACTGCCG ATACGGCCGAATGGACGGAACTACACAGAGCTGCGCAGCTGTCCTCCGCAGCATACACCGGTTGTACCGGTACTGCGTTCGatgtcaccatcaccaagcaAATCAATGAGCTCACAACCGATACCCAG GGCTTCATCGGTTACTCCACTGAGAAGAAGCGTATCACCGTCGCCATGAGGGGTTCCACTAGCG CAACCGACATTGCCAACGACGTCGACACCACCCTGGTCGAGCCCAGCCTGTCTGGTGTCAACTTCCCCTCCGGCGCCAAGATGATGCACGGCATCTTTTCCCCATGGTCTTCTGTGCACGATGATGTGATTTCGGAGGTCAAGTCGCTGGTCGAGCAGTACCCCGACTACACCATCGAATCGACCGGACACTCTCTCGGTGGCTCTCTCACCTACATCTCCTACATCGCGCTTGCGCAGAACTTCCCCGGAAAGACAATCATCAGCAATGCCCTTGCCGCCTACCCCATCGGTAACGAGGACTTCGCCAACTTTGGTGCTTCTCAGAACGGCACCCTGAACCGGGGTAAcaatgctgatgatggtgttcCT AACATGTACGTCATGTGGCCTTGGGACTTTGTTCACTATGGCACT GAATACTACAGCTCCGGAACCCAGACCAGCACGGTCAAGTGCAGTGGTGAGCGCGATACCTCTTGCTCGGCTGGTAATGGGCAGGTTGGTGTCACTGCTGGACACTTTTCCAACTTTGGTATTTCTATGGGTCTTGCCGGATGCTCTTCGTCGCTTTTCTAA
- a CDS encoding uncharacterized protein (COG:P;~EggNog:ENOG410PH6F;~InterPro:IPR011990,IPR031350;~go_function: GO:0005515 - protein binding [Evidence IEA]), translating to MKDVKTLLNRKDGDDERLGYGEESMTQLWDKAFAKAKGDLKFDPAEEAQLADFHSASDPLAQTEALFRDWRHPQAHEFGNKLREPVQQCMSWAQKACTYVEGHASGTYAEPAKLLAGGISYLLKAAQDVSADLNTVQATFQTITAAMQEIDTFDKYPVVTPTAKQSLVGVFIALLQFCSYVGHDLRSQNRITLFTKKLFKYQTDLTTGKCEKVEQAIKNFHKSIKIEGYNDTKEIKDGVNWLIKNTNTKMQQTAFSFDMHSMSEKGNVFDKLTKTLQSKLNLNLTVMSQMATRMDSFMPQLIDGGLLWVEKHDYFRKWLYPHGTCPLLYFKGGDGVGKTFLTAHCYQLIPSIAGRDQTLVQKETVRQQLIVTYFLFEPGMQYNQSFASVVASILFQIAAQDPKWCDAIANKPVLDSRDAKMVWDELVLKRFEKRSHSSEQLYILLDGVSEMQPKERESLLGLLYETLGERNHRIWVLLTGSHDQGELFPSDLAEKASIPEISIWNTDSLQDKIILQRMSSFNKLSHLLRFHQDLIKEVSDFIKQLSEGNLSVLDQTIEIMEQYEVKGPKSFGRFKEMIGDGEDALVRRALAKDNEPLEKAVKKVLFWCAFAKQTLTVTNLNQILALDDDARVRGLGLETILSQCKNLLFKRQMLPPDLGPSKLDRELYWCSRPEHETENSNQKSRKAPSIGDYQYIEFRNAKVKECVKRGQFQPGLNVNTEKVNIFVTLCDVLCDHKADKPTPLCQYAACHLIQHLKDIDREMVPQWQRPSTKDTKKGFKDKMSHYRDTRPAKPQEIGGRELKMVGEALGRVLTNETGVSSVFEDILWNSSDKQIHFDIYDTDKARSTNELVRAWIEKLTERDERENLSLPTQIWTWAQALKKRPEEMLEDLAKGHIRSWVSKSTPEGAKGPYRLAYRALFNTGQYKHWSRDDDQINTRIAQDLFAWCRDSRTRFAQARLTAALLLYESNNQNDREYALSLYRHNRYLDDSMCAEKLYSLLGLAEHSVPKAGVIAVEEWNKVKEYTDEALKCWKSTDAALRPNFNLNRCKRVYMLSVQACMALGDKQLAYKRCTDALSGDFKTCWGLNYFLTILVQIYAEKEDHMEIINTVEKQMVTQAPNFIPTWLMSRSRQTNKDDWLRRAAVATGNVEVVIRIYDSAINYWAHQGLFHETCVMLSELAVIYRQDCHAIRMAEDIFNRILDAMITDETLQVDSRLLSIITTERFDIYYYRFSKTKVHSLRTALCFAASDLINNVRIADVIESSAKANALITLAKMFSLINHKRRAYELADQAFKLCIADLDDWVDDNDMSAFRTLAKVLNWLNLRKDAGIAASLIFDRANADAVQVSDDEFQHTLSAFLYDRDAPKPAVDGWMELKVVPSSTAATPAAHPGEPLSPQSVKSACTCHCSVDGTNESPTTAVTTPDSIPIPDETIDVDESNGCTLQCMGPCNKPKLSKWNLEEPQWYMCLDCPSTDYCNDCNKSRAGLRNSPDKGLWSKVCWGNHSFIEQPIRGWKGVKDGVIRVGDSSRGVRDWLMDVRERGNQEIKNYLNKK from the exons ATGAAGGACGTCAAAACGCTCCTGAATCGCAAAGATGGGGACGATGAAAGATTGGGGTATGGCGAGGAATCGATGACGCAGCTGTGGGATAAGGCTTTTGCAAAGGCAAAGGGAGATTTGAAATTCGACCCAGCCGAAGAAGCGCAGCTAGCCGACTTCCACTCAGCAAGCGACCCTCTGGCTCAAACAGAGGCCCTTTTCCGCGATTGGAGACACCCACAAGCTCACGAGTTTGGCAACAAATTACGCGAGCCAGTGCAACAGTGTATGTCCTGGGCACAGAAAGCGTGCACTTATGTCGAAGGCCACGCAAGTGGGACT TATGCCGAACCAGCCAAGCTGCTCGCTGGGGGCATATCGTATTTGCTCAAG GCTGCCCAGGATGTGAGCGCAGACCTGAACACTGTTCAGGCAACGTTTCAGACAATCACTGCTGCAATGCAAGAAATCGATACTTTCGACAAATATCCCGTCGTCACGCCAACTGCCAAGCAAAGCCTAGTGGGTGTTTTCATCGCCTTGTTGCAGTTTTGCTCCTATGTAGGGCACGATCTGCGAAGCCAAAACCGTATCA CGCTTTTCACAAAAAAGCTCTTCAAGTACCAAACCGACTTGACCACCGGTAAATGCGAAAAGGTTGAACAAGCGATCAAGAACTTCCACAAGTCAATAAAAATCGAAGGATACAATGATACCAAAGAGATCAAGGATGGCGTTAATTGGCTGATCAAGAATACCAATACCAAGATGCAGCAGACTGCCTTCTCGTTCGATATGCACAGCATGTCTGAGAAGGGTAACGTGTTTGATAAGCTGACCAAAACCCTCCAAAGCAAGCTCAATCTCAACCTCACTGTGATGTCTCAAATGGCCACTCGCATGGACTCATTCATGCCACAACtgattgatggtggtttgCTGTGGGTTGAAAAGCATGACTATTTTAGGAAGTGGCTGTACCCGCACGGCACCTGTCctttattatactttaaaGGCGGTGATGGCGTGGGAAAGACCTTCCTGACAGCCCATTGCTATCAGCTGATACCGTCAATAGCCGGAAGAGATCAAACTCTGGTTCAGAAAGAAACGGTGCGACAGCAACTAATAGTCACTTACTTTCTGTTCGAGCCGGGCATGCAGTATAATCAGAGCTTCGCCAGCGTTGTGGCCTCTATTCTATTCCAGATTGCAGCCCAGGATCCAAAGTGGTGTGACGCGATAGCCAACAAACCTGTGTTGGATTCGCGCGATGCGAAAATGGTGTGGGATGAGCTCGTGCTGAAGCGGTTTGAGAAGCGGTCACATTCGTCCGAACAGTTGTACATCCTCCTGGACGGTGTTTCGGAGATGCAGCCCAAAGAGCGAGAATCACTCTTGGGTCTCTTATATGAGACACTCGGGGAAAGGAACCATCGTATTTGGGTTCTCCTGACAGGGTCTCACGATCAGGGAGAACTCTTTCCATCCGACTTGGCGGAAAAAGCATCCATTCCTGAAATCAGCATATGGAATACCGATTCTCTTCAAGACAAGATCATTCTCCAACGCATGAGTTCCTTTAACAAGCTCTCGCACCTTTTACGTTTTCATCAGGACCTCATCAAGGAGGTCTCGGATTTCATAAAGCAATTATCAGAAG GAAACCTGTCTGTATTGGACCAGACCATTGAAATTATGGAACAGTATGAAGTTAAAGGTCCGAAGAGCTTTGGCAGGTTCAAAGAGATGATaggtgatggagaagacgcTTTAGTGAGGAGAGCTCTGGCAAAAGACAACGAGCCACTTGAGAAAGCTGTCAAAAAAGTGCTATTTTGGTGCGCATTTGCGAAGCAGACTCTCACGGTGACCAACCTAAATCAGATACTTGCCCTTGACGATGATGCGCGGGTAAGGGGTCTGGGGCTGGAGACCATCTTGTCTCAGTGTAAAAA TCTCCTTTTCAAGCGGCAGATGCTTCCTCCGGACTTGGGCCCCTCGAAATTGGACCGCGAGCTATATTGGTGTTCCCGACCCGAGCACGAGACTGAGAACTCTAATCAGAAATCCCGCAAAGCCCCGTCTATCGGCGATTATCAATACATCGAGTTCCGTAACGCCAAGGTCAAAGAATGCGTCAAAAGGGGTCAATTCCAGCCAGGTCTGAACGTAAATACTGAGAAGGTTAACATATTTGTCACTCTTTGCGACGTTCTTTGCGATCACAAAGCGGATAAACCTACCCCTCTCTGTCAATATGCGGCCTGTCACCTCATTCAGCATCTAAAAGACATTGACAGAGAAATGGTTCCCCAATGGCAGCGTCCCAGTACCAAGGATACTAAGAAGGGCTTCAAAGATAAGATGTCACATTACAGGGACACGAGGCCCGCAAAACCACAGGAGATCGGGGGTAGGGAGCTGAAGATGGTCGGAGAAGCTTTGGGCAGGGTTCTAACAAACGAAACTGGCGTTTCTTCTGTGTTCGAGGATATACTATGGAACTCATCTGACAAGCAAATCCACTTCGATATCTATGATACCGACAAGGCCAGGAGCACCAATGAACTTGTGCGGGCTTGGATAGAAAAGCTGACAGAAAGAGACGAGAGGGAAAACTTATCTCTTCCGACTCAGATATGGACCTGGGCCCAAGCCTTGAAGAAGCGTCCTGAAGAAATGCTGGAAGATCTAGCTAAAGGCCATATTCGCAGCTGGGTTTCAAAGTCTACTCCTGAGGGCGCTAAGGGGCCATACAGGCTTGCCTATCGCGCGTTATTCAAT ACTGGACAATACAAGCACTGGTCCCGAGATGACGATCAGATCAATACGAGGATCGCTCAAGATCTGTTTGCGTGGTGCAGAGACTCGCGCACACGGTTTGCGCAAGCGCGACTCACAGCCGCCCTTCTCTTGTATGAGTCGAACAACCAGAATGACCGAGAGTATGCTCTTTCCTTGTATAGGCATAACCGGTACTTGGACGATTCAATGTGTGCAGAGAAGCTATATTCATTGCTTGGACTTGCAGAACATTCTGTGCCCAAAGCCGGAGTCATCGCTGTGGAAGAGTGGAACAAAGTCAAGGAGTACACTGATGAAGCCCTCAAGTGCTGGAAAAGTACAGATGCCGCATTGCGACCTAATTTCAATCTTAACCGGTGCAAGAGGGTCTATATGCTTTCTGTCCAAGCCTGCATGGCCCTCGGTGATAAGCAGCTAGCCTACAAGAGATGCACAGACGCGCTAAGCGGCGACTTCAAGACCTGCTGGGGGCTGAATTATTTCTTGACTATTCTTGTGCAGATTTatgcggagaaggaagatcaTATGGAGATCATCAATACGGTTGAAAAGCAGATGGTTACCCAGGCACCCAACTTCATTCCCACTTGGCTGATGAGCCGCTCTCGCCAAACGAACAAGGATGACTGGCTCCGCAGGGCAGCCGTGGCAACTGGCAACGTTGAAGTCGTTATACGAATTTACGACAGTGCCATCAACTATTGGGCTCATCAAGGGCTGTTCCATGAGACATGCGTCATGCTATCGGAACTTGCGGTCATCTACCGACAAGATTGCCATGCAATCAGGATGGCCGAGGATATCTTCAACAGGATACTGGACGCTATGATAACAGACGAGACCCTTCAAGTCGACTCTAGACTGCTCAGCATTATTACCACAGAGCGCTTCGACATTTACTATTATCGATTCAGCAAGACCAAGGTCCATTCGTTGAGGACGGCTCTGTGTTTTGCAGCATCCGATCTGATCAACAATGTCCGGATAGCAGATGTGATAGAATCATCTGCCAAGGCTAATGCTCTCATAACGCTCGCCAAAATGTTTTCACTCATCAACCATAAACGTCGGGCTTACGAATTAGCCGACCAAGCATTTAAGCTCTGCATTGCCGATCTGGATGATTGGGTTGATGATAACGACATGTCTGCTTTCCGAACACTGGCAAAGGTGCTGAATTGGCTTAATCTCCGAAAGGATGCCGGAATTGCAGCGTCTCTTATCTTTGATCGTGCCAATGCCGACGCGGTCCAAGTCAGTGACGATGAATTCCAACATACCTTGTCGGCATTTCTTTACGATCGCGATGCGCCAAAGCCTGCTgtcgatggatggatggagttgAAGGTGGTCCCAAGCAGCACCGCCGCTACGCCAGCAGCCCATCCTGGGGAGCCGTTAAGCCCACAGTCCGTCAAGAGCGCGTGCACGTGTCATTGTTCCGTTGATGGTACAAACGAGTCCCCAACAACGGCAGTGACGACCCCCGACAGTATCCCCATTCCGGACGAGACTATCGACGTCGATGAAAGTAATGGCTGCACGCTGCAGTGCATGGGGCCCTGCAATAAACCGAAGTTAAGCAAATGGAACTTGGAGGAACCTCAGTGGTACATGTGTCTTGACTGCCCGTCAACCGACTACTGCAATGACTGCAACAAGAGCCGGGCTGGGTTGCGGAACTCGCCGGACAAGGGGCTCTGGTCTAAGGTGTGCTGGGGCAATCACAGTTTCATAGAACAACCCATCAGAGGATGGAAGGGTGTGAAGGACGGTGTGATCCGGGTGGGAGATAGTAGTCGGGGAGTGAGAGATTGGCTCATGGATGTGAGGGAAAGAGGCAACCAGGAGATCAAAAACTATTTGAACAAGAAATga
- a CDS encoding uncharacterized protein (SECRETED:SignalP(1-20)) codes for MPSWIVKLGALVALAHTVAGSQISLRTTTPPANEYVTHCTVILDDELFGCKGSSKPFGKKCGHNRGIQTKSICDTSSVTVDWSTAQVTFQDNNGHSANCTLSSTEEGGHCNTDDPDEFPIEHNGAERLGAGAALWGLGTMAATLFI; via the coding sequence ATGCCTTCCTGGATCGTCAAGCTCGGTGCCCTTGTGGCTTTGGCGCATACCGTCGCCGGATCTCAGATTTCCCTCAGGACGACCACGCCGCCTGCGAATGAGTACGTGACACACTGCACTGTCATCCTCGATGATGAGCTTTTTGGCTGCAAGGGCAGTTCGAAGCCTTTCGGAAAGAAGTGCGGCCACAACAGGGGCATCCAGACCAAGTCTATCTGCGATACATCATCCGTCACCGTGGATTGGTCCACCGCCCAGGTCACCTTCCAGGATAACAATGGCCACTCGGCTAACTGCACGCTGAGTTCGACTGAGGAGGGAGGTCACTGCAACACTGACGACCCTGATGAGTTCCCAATTGAGCACAATGGAGCAGAGAGGCTTGGAGCCGGAGCTGCCCTCTGGGGTCTCGGCACCATGGCTGCCACCCTGTTTATCTAA
- a CDS encoding cytochrome P450 (COG:Q;~EggNog:ENOG410PM3R;~InterPro:IPR001128,IPR017972,IPR002401,IPR036396;~PFAM:PF00067;~TransMembrane:1 (n8-19c24/25o210-233i);~go_function: GO:0005506 - iron ion binding [Evidence IEA];~go_function: GO:0016705 - oxidoreductase activity, acting on paired donors, with incorporation or reduction of molecular oxygen [Evidence IEA];~go_function: GO:0020037 - heme binding [Evidence IEA];~go_process: GO:0055114 - oxidation-reduction process [Evidence IEA]) has translation MLMSSTPALSALALGLVLWVFVRRILSPDRDIPGPFLARFTLLWYLRQMTRGDFQYTNIRLHRDHGKIVRIAPGWYSLTGLDALKTIYSHGSKFIKSDWYEAWNFSPDPEGHNLFSVRNTADHSSARRKVAAMYAMSSVVSYEPYVDNCIRRLRAKLDSTAKDGLTLDLGHWLQCFAFDTISEITYGERFGFLDKGKDINNLISSLDNTFTFSSIVGLLLWLRPLALFLGSFFTKSDALYVTRFSAQKSLELSQEFLKDPSPEGLKPMVQRFLHAQQEDVKGLTDRDIQTSAASNIGAGSDTTGIGLSSVIFYSFRFPEKLQKLRQEIQDAGLGSEPSFQDTQKLPYLQAVIKESMRLHPGVGFPLFRIVPKGGAVICGRFFPEGTNVGVNSWVIHRDESIWGSDVDDFVPERWLTDDSEKLRVMEQCLVPFGVGSRTCIGKNISLYEINKLIPQLVRDYDIDIQQKDGTDMRSKNMWFVKPVQFGIKIRQRSAGSDA, from the exons ATGCTCAtgtcctccacccccgcgcTTTCTGCTCTGGCTCTAGGCCTAGTCCTGTGGGTCTTCGTCAGACGGATTTTGTCCCCTGACCGTGACATTCCCGGCCCTTTTCTGGCCCGCTTCACTCTGCTCTGGTATCTCAGACAAATGACGAGAGGTGATTTCCAATATACCAATATTAGACTGCATCGGGATCATG GCAAGATTGTGCGAATCGCACCCGGCTGGTACAGTCTCACTGGTCTCGATGCTCTCAAGACCATATATTCCCATGGCTCCAAGTTTATCAAGTCGGACTGGTACGAAGCTTGGAACTTTTCACCCGACCCGGAGGGCCATAACCTCTTTTCCGTCCGAAACACGGCCGATCACTCCAGCGCCCGTCGCAAGGTCGCAGCCATGTACGCCATGTCTTCTGTAGTATCGTACGAGCCCTATGTGGATAACTGTATCCGGCGGTTGCGTGCGAAGCTCGACTCCACTGCAAAGGACGGGTTGACTTTGGACCTGGGACACTGGCTTCAgtgctttgcttttgataCCATTAGCGAGATTACG TACGGCGAGCGATTCGGTTTCCTGGATAAGGGCAAAGACATCAACAACTTGATCTCCAGCTTGGATAACACCTTCACATTTAGCAGTATAGTGGGCCTTCTCCTTTGGCTGCGGCCATTGGCTCTATTCCTCGGCAGCTTTTTCACGAAGTCAGATGCCTTGTACGTGACTCGTTTCAGCGCGCAGAAGTCCTTGGAGTTGTCACAGGAGTTTCTCAAAGATCCATCTCCTGAGGGGCTAAAGCCTATGGTCCAAAGGTTTCTTCATGCTCAGCAAGAGGACGTCAAAGGCCTGACAGATAGGGATATTCAGACAAGCGCAGCATCCAATATTGGTGCTGGGAGTGACACCACGGGAATTGGTCTTAGCTCAGTGATATTCTACTCGTTTCGGTTCCCCgagaagctgcagaagctgCGACAAGAAATTCAAGATGCTGGTCTAGGAAGTGAGCCTTCTTTCCAGGATACTCAGAAATTGCCGTATCTGCAGGCTGTTATCAAGGAGTCGATGCGTCTGCATCCGGGTGTTGGATTTCCCCTTTTCCGTATCGTGCCGAAGGGTGGTGCTGTTATTTGTGGACGATTCTTCCCGGAGGGT ACGAATGTCGGTGTAAATAGCTGGGTCATTCACCGGGATGAGAGTATCTGGGGCTccgatgttgatgacttCGTCCCTGAGAGATGGTTGACTGATGACTCTGAAAAGCTCCGAGTAATGGAACAGTGTCTGGTTCCTTTCGGAGTCGGATCAAGGACTTGTATCGGCAAAAACATCTCGCTGTATGAGATCAACAAGCTCATCCCCCAGCTCGTTCGGGACTATGACATCGATATACAGCAGAAAGATGGTACAGACATGAGGTCAAAGAACATGTGGTTTGTCAAGCCTGTGCAATTCGGAATAAAGATTAGGCAGAGGTCAGCTGGATCTGATGCATGA
- a CDS encoding uncharacterized protein (COG:S;~EggNog:ENOG410PKKX;~TransMembrane:7 (o12-32i44-66o78-101i122-144o164-187i199-218o238-258i)), producing MGEKQDLQPWATATTVSVTVLAFICVVLRVISRLERKQKLWWDDWMIIFSMLWNFIVVGFIFAMIHEGMGIHADKLPASQIILIAKYLVVAEILYVFNLVWTKLSILLMYYRIFRFPYFKKWAYAIGTFVVLWVICITFLFIFICVPVQKLWYPSLPGHCISQVGTWIANATSTIATDLIILFLPLPQVWKLQLRLSEKIALTVAFGLGFFVIFDSAYRFTVLFSYTSADSSYTLAPTVGWTAIEMSAGIVSACLPTLRPALQLAARKLGLKSALVPALFRSRTSPLSKSGDSQMPADSTGSTAGMTAARANRHSFYHLPDDEGGVGVTQKQIKLDAVLRPKHDRGLTVTNIRGSRGASGLVGGGGGGRLGNGEEGDEVPLHGIMVSKDFRQDG from the exons ATGGGTGAGAAGCAAGATCTCCAGCCATGGGCCACGGCCACCACGGTCTCTGTGACGGTGTTGGCTTTTATTTGTGTTGTTCTGCGGGTGATCTCCCGTTTAGAACGCAAGCAGAAACTATGGTGGGATGACTGGATGATTATTTTCTCTATG TTATGGAACTTCATTGTCGTTGGCTTCATCTTTGCCATGATTCACGAGGGCATGGGAATCCACGCCGACAAACTCCCTGCCTCTCAAATCATCCTGATTGCCAAATACCTCGTGGTCGCTGAAATCCTCTACGTCTTCAACCTGGTCTGGACCAAGCTCAGCATTCTCCTCATGTACTACCGCATTTTCCGCTTCCCTTACTTCAAGAAATGGGCCTACGCCATCGGCACTTTTGTCGTTCTCTGGGTCATCTGCATCACTTTCCtattcatcttcatctgcgTCCCCGTCCAGAAACTCTGGTACCCCAGTCTCCCCGGCCACTGCATCAGTCAAGTCGGCACCTGGATCGCCAACGCAACCTCCACCATCGCCACAGACCTCATCATCCtattccttcctctcccgcAAGTCTggaagctccagctccgactGTCCGAGAAGATCGCCCTCACTGTCGCCTTTGGCCTGGGTTTCTT CGTAATCTTCGACTCCGCCTACCGCTTCACCGTCCTATTCAGCTACACTTCCGCCGACTCAAGCTACACCCTCGCCCCAACCGTCGGCTGGACGGCAATCGAAATGTCCGCTGGCATCGTCTCCGCCTGTCTCCCCACCCTGCGTCCAGCGCTCCAACTCGCCGCCCGCAAACTTGGCCTCAAATCCGCCCTCGTGCCTGCTCTGTTCCGCAGTCGCACCTCTCCACTCTCCAAATCCGGCGATAGCCAGATGCCCGCTGACAGCACGGGCAGCACGGCGGGCATGACGGCGGCGCGCGCTAATCGCCACTCCTTCTACCATCTACCTGACGACGAGGGAGGTGTAGGCGTCACACAGAAGCAGATCAAGTTGGATGCGGTGTTGCGGCCGAAACACGATCGCGGCCTGACGGTCACGAATATTAGGGGGAGTAGGGGAGCgagtgggttggttggaggaggtggtggtggtaggttGGGCAATGGcgaggaaggggatgaggtgCCGTTGCATGGGATTATGGTATCCAAGGATTTTAGGCAGGATGGATAG